The following coding sequences are from one Streptomyces dengpaensis window:
- a CDS encoding TIM-barrel domain-containing protein: MDGHDLVRSVKAVGSGGATQGLRTVRAAWRRRRADATGLPRRGAERARVPGPVRGVEPGPGGGVVRFTRSELRITVAVSGAVFWGWDGVGPEPSYALAGRCPEPDPRAVLEPDKDGGWRVVAERVTVVVSRHGAVEVRTPGGVMLRRDLPPRWWEPVDGGEARWMQRSEVAADARYFGLGGRAAGPRLRDGTYRLWNTDPGQAFGPGDDPLYITMPVQMVVADAATHLVFHDTSWDGTVTLREGEEGAGSGHDRAGTCELRMDGGPLRCWVMVGTPARVLHAWASLTGAPALPPSWAMGHHHARWGFGNEQEVRRIVAGYQERGLPLDAVHLDIDHYDAHQVFTVDREHFPRLPVLAEELRRDGVRLVSIVDPAVKAEPGNAVYDGGLAEDAFVRDASGRLVRGVAWPGESVYPDFTHARVRRWWGGLYEERLAQGFAGFWHDMNEPTSFTAFGESTLPRSARHSLEGRGGDHREAHNVYALGMARAAYEGLREHAPQERPFLFSRSGWAGMQRYGGTWSGDVATGWPGLRASLSLVMGLGLCGVPYSGPDVGGFDGSPSPELYLRWFQLGAYLPLFRTHASLRAGRREPWEFGEDVLEHARVALVARRRLLPYFMTLAHLARRTGAPYVRPVWWGTPEDRALRDCEDAFLLGDCLLVAPVLDHGADRRAVQLPRGRWYDTVTEEAYEGPTQVLVDAPLSRIPVLARAGAVVPVRGADGGLELEAWAPARGRGGGGLVVPDVGDGWDEPEIERYVTRWEGRHVVVRREGESGLSEPSYPVRVRGLGAP, encoded by the coding sequence ATGGACGGTCATGACCTGGTGCGTTCGGTGAAGGCGGTCGGTTCGGGGGGTGCCACTCAAGGGTTGCGCACGGTGCGGGCCGCGTGGCGCAGGAGGCGTGCCGACGCCACCGGGTTGCCGCGGCGGGGCGCCGAGCGTGCGCGGGTGCCCGGGCCGGTGCGCGGCGTGGAGCCGGGGCCCGGCGGCGGTGTCGTCCGCTTCACGCGGTCCGAGCTGCGGATCACTGTTGCGGTGAGCGGGGCGGTGTTCTGGGGCTGGGACGGGGTCGGCCCGGAGCCGTCGTACGCGCTCGCGGGCCGCTGCCCGGAGCCGGACCCGCGGGCCGTCCTGGAGCCCGACAAGGACGGCGGCTGGCGGGTCGTGGCCGAGCGGGTGACGGTCGTGGTCTCGCGGCACGGCGCGGTCGAGGTGCGGACCCCCGGTGGTGTGATGCTGCGCCGCGATCTGCCGCCGCGTTGGTGGGAGCCCGTCGACGGCGGCGAGGCCCGTTGGATGCAGCGCTCCGAAGTGGCCGCCGACGCGCGGTACTTCGGCCTGGGCGGGCGCGCGGCGGGCCCCCGGCTGCGCGACGGGACGTACCGGCTGTGGAACACGGATCCCGGGCAGGCCTTCGGGCCCGGCGACGATCCGCTGTACATCACCATGCCCGTGCAGATGGTGGTTGCCGACGCTGCCACGCATCTCGTGTTCCACGACACGTCCTGGGACGGCACGGTGACGCTGCGCGAGGGCGAGGAGGGGGCCGGCTCCGGGCACGACCGAGCCGGGACGTGTGAGCTGCGGATGGACGGCGGCCCGCTGCGCTGCTGGGTGATGGTGGGCACCCCCGCGCGCGTGCTGCACGCCTGGGCGTCGCTCACCGGGGCGCCCGCACTGCCGCCCTCGTGGGCGATGGGGCACCACCACGCGCGGTGGGGCTTCGGCAACGAACAGGAAGTGCGGCGGATCGTCGCGGGCTACCAGGAGCGCGGTCTGCCGCTCGACGCGGTCCATCTGGACATCGACCACTACGACGCGCACCAGGTGTTCACGGTCGACCGGGAGCACTTCCCGAGGCTGCCGGTGCTCGCCGAGGAGCTGCGCCGCGACGGCGTCCGCCTGGTCTCGATCGTCGACCCCGCGGTCAAGGCCGAGCCGGGCAACGCCGTGTACGACGGCGGCCTCGCCGAGGACGCCTTCGTACGGGATGCCTCGGGGCGGCTCGTGCGGGGTGTCGCATGGCCCGGAGAGTCGGTCTATCCGGACTTCACGCACGCGCGCGTGCGGCGCTGGTGGGGCGGGCTGTACGAAGAGCGCCTCGCGCAGGGGTTCGCCGGGTTCTGGCATGACATGAACGAGCCGACGTCGTTCACGGCGTTCGGGGAGTCGACGCTGCCGCGCTCGGCCCGGCACTCCCTGGAGGGGCGCGGCGGTGACCATCGCGAGGCGCACAACGTGTACGCCCTGGGCATGGCCCGGGCCGCGTACGAAGGCCTGCGTGAACATGCGCCCCAGGAGCGGCCGTTCCTCTTCTCGCGCTCCGGGTGGGCCGGAATGCAGCGCTACGGAGGGACCTGGTCCGGGGACGTGGCCACGGGCTGGCCCGGGTTGCGGGCCTCGCTGTCCCTGGTGATGGGGCTGGGCCTGTGCGGGGTGCCGTATTCAGGACCCGACGTGGGCGGCTTCGACGGGAGCCCGTCGCCCGAGCTGTATCTGCGGTGGTTCCAACTCGGCGCGTACCTCCCGCTGTTCCGCACGCACGCGAGTCTGCGGGCGGGCCGCAGGGAGCCCTGGGAGTTCGGCGAGGACGTCCTGGAGCACGCGCGCGTGGCGCTCGTCGCGCGGCGGCGGCTGCTGCCGTACTTCATGACGCTGGCGCATCTGGCGCGCCGCACGGGCGCACCGTATGTGCGGCCGGTGTGGTGGGGCACGCCCGAGGACCGGGCGCTGCGCGATTGCGAGGACGCCTTTCTGCTCGGCGACTGCCTCCTGGTGGCGCCGGTGCTGGATCACGGTGCGGATCGCCGGGCGGTGCAGCTGCCGCGGGGGCGTTGGTACGACACGGTCACCGAGGAGGCGTACGAAGGGCCGACCCAGGTGTTGGTCGACGCCCCCTTGTCGCGGATTCCGGTGCTGGCGCGCGCGGGCGCCGTCGTGCCCGTACGGGGCGCCGACGGCGGTCTGGAGCTGGAGGCGTGGGCTCCCGCGCGCGGACGCGGCGGAGGCGGGCTCGTGGTGCCGGACGTGGGCGACGGGTGGGACGAGCCGGAGATCGAGCGTTATGTGACGCGCTGGGAGGGGCGGCACGTGGTCGTGCGCCGGGAGGGCGAGAGCGGCCTGAGCGAGCCGTCGTATCCGGTACGGGTGCGAGGGCTCGGGGCACCGTGA
- a CDS encoding MIP/aquaporin family protein → MSNGHIFVGELIGTAILILFGAGVCAAVTLNKSKAQGAGWVAIAFGWGLGVLAGAYTAAPLSGGQINPAVTIGFAIEGSTKWEDVPFYFLGQFAGAIIGATLCWLLYLGQFNLNSEKDKAIETLGIFSTRPEINNPVQNLMTEIIATAALMLPILGLVGGDKHVAGIGDAGLPVLLISLLVVGIGLSLGGPTGYAINPARDLGPRLTHALLPIPNKGTSEWSYSWIPVVGPIAGAAIGAAIYNAAF, encoded by the coding sequence ATGAGCAACGGACACATCTTTGTCGGCGAGTTGATCGGCACCGCCATTCTGATCCTGTTCGGCGCGGGAGTGTGCGCCGCCGTCACCCTCAACAAGTCCAAGGCACAGGGCGCGGGCTGGGTGGCCATCGCCTTCGGATGGGGTCTCGGCGTACTCGCCGGCGCATACACCGCGGCACCGCTGTCCGGAGGCCAGATCAACCCGGCGGTGACCATCGGCTTCGCGATCGAGGGCTCCACGAAGTGGGAGGACGTACCTTTCTACTTCCTCGGACAGTTCGCCGGAGCCATCATCGGGGCCACGCTCTGCTGGCTGCTCTACCTCGGCCAGTTCAACCTCAACTCCGAAAAGGACAAGGCCATCGAGACGCTGGGGATCTTCTCGACGCGGCCCGAGATCAACAACCCCGTGCAGAACCTGATGACCGAGATCATCGCCACCGCCGCCCTGATGCTGCCCATCCTCGGGCTGGTCGGCGGGGACAAGCACGTCGCGGGCATCGGCGACGCGGGCCTGCCCGTCCTGCTCATCTCCCTCCTCGTCGTCGGCATCGGCCTCTCACTCGGCGGCCCCACCGGGTACGCCATCAACCCGGCCCGCGACCTGGGGCCGCGCCTCACCCACGCGCTGCTGCCGATTCCCAACAAGGGCACCTCGGAGTGGAGTTACTCCTGGATCCCGGTGGTCGGCCCGATCGCGGGTGCCGCCATCGGGGCCGCGATCTACAACGCAGCCTTCTGA
- the glpK gene encoding glycerol kinase GlpK: MTDHAEKYVAAIDQGTTSSRCIIFNQDGAIVAVDQREHRQIFPKPGWVEHDATEIWSKVQAVVAGAIAKAGLRADQLSALGITNQRETTVLWDRATGKPVHNAIVWQDTRTSALCNELGGSDGQDRFREQTGLPLASYFSGPKAAWLLDNVPGLRARAERGEIAFGTIDSWLIWNLTGGTDGGQHVTDVTNAGRTMLMNLETLQWDPSILSAMNVPEAVLPEIRSSSEVYGTAVGQLSGVPVASALGDQQAAVFGQACYDVGTAKNTYGTGSFLLLNTGNRPVPSKSGLLTTMGYKIGTEAPVYCLEGSIAITGALVQWFRDQLGIIRSADEIETLAASVEDNGGAYIVPAFSGLFAPYWRSDARGVVTGLTRYVTKGHLARAVLEATSWQTREVVDAMYQDSGVQITTLKVDGGMTKNNLLMQHQADVLGVPVIRPKVSETTCLGAAYAAGLATGVWNDLDELKSHWQKDVEWTPTMEASVRDREYHSWRKAVEKSFGWHEDDVS; this comes from the coding sequence ATGACGGACCATGCCGAAAAGTACGTCGCCGCAATCGACCAGGGCACCACCTCAAGCCGCTGCATCATCTTCAACCAGGACGGTGCCATCGTCGCCGTCGACCAGCGAGAGCACCGCCAGATATTCCCGAAACCGGGCTGGGTGGAACACGACGCCACCGAGATCTGGTCCAAGGTGCAGGCGGTGGTCGCGGGCGCGATCGCCAAGGCCGGGCTGCGCGCCGACCAGCTCAGCGCGCTCGGCATCACCAACCAGCGCGAGACGACCGTCCTGTGGGACCGCGCGACCGGCAAGCCCGTGCACAACGCGATCGTCTGGCAGGACACCCGAACGTCCGCGCTCTGCAACGAACTGGGCGGCTCGGACGGGCAGGACCGCTTCCGCGAGCAGACAGGACTGCCGCTGGCCAGCTACTTCTCCGGGCCCAAGGCCGCCTGGCTGCTGGACAACGTCCCGGGGCTGCGCGCGCGGGCCGAGCGCGGGGAGATCGCCTTCGGCACCATCGACTCCTGGCTGATCTGGAACCTCACCGGCGGCACGGACGGCGGGCAGCACGTCACCGACGTGACCAACGCCGGGCGCACCATGCTGATGAACCTGGAGACACTCCAGTGGGACCCGTCCATCCTCTCCGCGATGAACGTCCCCGAAGCGGTCCTACCCGAGATCAGGTCCTCCTCGGAGGTGTACGGCACCGCCGTGGGCCAGCTCTCGGGTGTCCCCGTCGCGTCTGCTCTCGGCGACCAGCAGGCGGCGGTGTTCGGGCAGGCCTGCTACGACGTGGGGACGGCGAAGAACACGTACGGCACGGGCAGTTTCCTACTGCTCAACACCGGTAACCGGCCCGTACCCTCGAAGAGCGGGCTGTTGACGACCATGGGGTACAAGATCGGCACCGAGGCGCCGGTCTACTGCCTCGAAGGGTCGATCGCGATCACCGGGGCGCTGGTGCAGTGGTTCCGCGACCAGCTCGGCATCATCCGTTCGGCAGACGAGATCGAGACGCTGGCGGCGAGCGTCGAGGACAACGGCGGGGCGTACATCGTGCCCGCGTTCTCGGGCCTGTTCGCGCCGTACTGGCGCTCCGACGCGCGCGGTGTCGTCACCGGGCTCACCCGGTACGTCACGAAGGGGCACCTCGCTCGCGCGGTCCTGGAGGCGACCAGCTGGCAGACGCGCGAGGTCGTCGACGCCATGTACCAGGACTCCGGGGTGCAGATCACCACCCTGAAGGTGGACGGCGGCATGACCAAGAACAATCTGCTGATGCAGCACCAGGCCGATGTCCTCGGGGTGCCGGTGATCCGTCCGAAGGTCTCCGAGACGACCTGCCTGGGCGCGGCATACGCGGCCGGGCTCGCGACGGGTGTGTGGAACGACCTCGACGAGCTGAAGTCGCACTGGCAGAAGGATGTCGAGTGGACGCCGACCATGGAGGCTTCCGTACGCGACCGCGAGTACCACAGCTGGCGCAAGGCGGTGGAGAAGAGCTTCGGCTGGCACGAGGACGACGTCAGCTGA
- a CDS encoding GGDEF domain-containing protein has protein sequence MPSWTDTVRFAFQPVVNLTTGGVAALEILARPEAGDILAQARRDPELDGRLAALAMRAAARKETLLPLHINVFAGTLADLGGLAALRDAVREAGRLPWEVTVDVGPPYTHVPQHALLEAVAALRNDGFRICADGVGDGDVPLRLLTDLAPELMKLDVSLLSRPAAVRAMRTLCEQLGALLSVEGVETELQCAAAVSAGAQLAQGELFAPPARLPAADVYVPALSPAVASTPRSGPSVRQFVRPAALLPASASAGQVRALLIGSPDVSGVLLVDSSGIPVRSVHRSRFLLSMSGRYGHALYADRPAAKLGDPPRTVGVDATAWEVLDVVADGDRDRTSDDVAVVDRYGRCVGVVRLADLVRALAESRVEEAAGLNPLTRLPGSDAITGEVDRRIADGRLFALSWLDVDHFKQVNDGAGFAAGDDLIRAVGRALQHAASGATRVGHIGGDDFLVLADPDTLDPLATSVLDTPWSAGGLTVTLSLATVLCAPGSVTDHRQAAACLAPLKQAAKSLNGASWVLGRAGLPGHEIRRGPGAASAQPFGQTLTG, from the coding sequence GTGCCCTCCTGGACGGACACTGTCCGCTTCGCCTTCCAGCCGGTCGTCAACCTGACGACCGGAGGGGTCGCGGCGCTGGAGATACTCGCCCGTCCGGAGGCCGGCGACATCCTGGCACAGGCCCGCCGTGACCCCGAACTCGACGGAAGGCTGGCCGCGTTGGCGATGCGGGCGGCCGCCCGCAAGGAGACGCTGCTACCGCTGCACATCAATGTGTTCGCCGGAACCCTCGCCGATCTCGGCGGGCTCGCTGCGCTGCGCGATGCGGTGCGCGAGGCCGGGCGACTGCCGTGGGAAGTCACGGTCGACGTCGGTCCGCCGTACACCCACGTGCCGCAGCATGCCCTGCTGGAGGCGGTGGCCGCGCTGCGGAACGATGGCTTCCGGATCTGTGCGGACGGGGTGGGTGACGGCGACGTACCGCTGCGGCTGCTCACGGACCTCGCGCCCGAGCTGATGAAGCTCGACGTGTCCCTGTTGTCGCGGCCCGCGGCCGTGCGGGCGATGCGGACGCTGTGCGAGCAGTTGGGCGCCCTGCTGTCCGTCGAGGGGGTCGAGACCGAGCTGCAGTGCGCGGCCGCGGTGTCGGCGGGCGCACAGTTGGCGCAGGGCGAGCTGTTCGCGCCACCCGCCCGGTTGCCCGCGGCAGACGTATACGTCCCGGCTCTCTCCCCCGCCGTCGCCTCGACGCCGCGGTCGGGGCCGTCCGTACGGCAGTTTGTGCGGCCGGCGGCGCTGTTGCCCGCCTCGGCGTCCGCGGGGCAGGTGCGGGCGCTGCTCATCGGCTCGCCCGACGTGTCCGGGGTGCTGCTCGTGGACTCCTCCGGGATCCCGGTCCGGTCGGTGCACCGGTCGCGGTTCCTGCTGTCGATGTCGGGGCGCTACGGGCACGCGCTGTACGCCGACCGGCCTGCCGCCAAGCTCGGCGACCCGCCGCGTACGGTCGGCGTGGACGCCACCGCCTGGGAGGTTCTCGACGTGGTGGCGGACGGGGACCGGGACCGTACGTCCGACGACGTCGCGGTCGTCGACCGATACGGGCGGTGCGTCGGGGTCGTACGGCTGGCAGATCTCGTACGGGCGCTGGCCGAGAGCCGGGTCGAGGAGGCGGCGGGGCTCAACCCGCTGACCCGGCTGCCGGGTTCGGACGCGATCACTGGCGAGGTGGACCGGCGGATCGCGGACGGCCGGTTGTTCGCGCTGAGCTGGCTGGACGTCGACCACTTCAAACAGGTCAACGACGGTGCGGGGTTCGCGGCGGGCGACGACCTGATCCGGGCGGTCGGGCGGGCCTTGCAGCACGCCGCGTCCGGGGCGACGCGCGTGGGGCACATCGGCGGGGACGACTTCCTGGTCCTGGCCGACCCTGACACCCTCGACCCCCTGGCGACTTCGGTTCTCGACACGCCCTGGTCGGCAGGCGGGCTGACCGTCACGCTGTCGCTGGCCACGGTGCTGTGTGCACCCGGCAGCGTGACCGACCACCGCCAGGCCGCCGCCTGCCTGGCGCCCCTCAAGCAGGCGGCGAAGTCCCTGAATGGGGCGAGTTGGGTGCTGGGACGCGCGGGGCTCCCGGGGCACGAGATCCGCCGCGGGCCGGGAGCGGCGTCGGCGCAGCCGTTCGGCCAGACACTGACGGGGTGA
- a CDS encoding NUDIX domain-containing protein yields MSATPHPPADFAPHSYCSSCGTAYGEGISDWPRTCAACGTVAYRNPLPVAVALQPAYDAQGTALVVITRTIAPERGGIALPGGFIDHREDWRHAVVRELKEETGIEAAPREVRLADAMSSPAGHLLLFGLLPERPAAELPPPAATDETEGWHLLRRPAELAFPLHTLAVRAWFEGRYV; encoded by the coding sequence GTGTCCGCAACCCCGCACCCGCCCGCCGACTTCGCACCGCACTCGTACTGCTCGAGCTGTGGCACAGCCTACGGAGAGGGCATCTCCGACTGGCCCCGCACCTGCGCCGCCTGCGGCACCGTGGCCTACCGCAATCCGCTGCCGGTCGCGGTCGCCCTGCAGCCCGCCTACGACGCCCAGGGAACCGCCCTGGTCGTGATCACCCGGACCATCGCCCCCGAGCGCGGGGGCATCGCCCTGCCCGGAGGGTTCATCGACCACCGGGAGGACTGGCGGCACGCGGTCGTCCGCGAGCTCAAGGAGGAGACAGGCATCGAAGCGGCGCCCCGGGAAGTGCGGCTCGCCGATGCGATGAGTTCTCCCGCCGGGCATCTGCTGCTCTTCGGACTCCTCCCGGAGCGCCCGGCCGCCGAACTGCCGCCGCCCGCCGCCACGGACGAGACGGAGGGCTGGCACCTGCTGCGCAGACCGGCCGAACTCGCCTTCCCGCTGCACACCCTGGCGGTGCGGGCGTGGTTCGAGGGACGGTACGTCTGA
- a CDS encoding Zn-ribbon domain-containing OB-fold protein: MSRTRTPVVDGWFTGDGEDFRLLGTRCSACGSVFFPREDAFCRNPGCRGGELAEVPLSRHGRVWSYTDSQYRPPSPYVTDRELPWTPHALIAVELESERIVVLGQAVPGITVADLTVGMEVEVVPGVLHEDADTTWTTWHWRPTEVTA, translated from the coding sequence TTGTCGCGCACACGCACGCCCGTAGTCGACGGGTGGTTCACCGGGGACGGGGAGGACTTCCGTCTGCTCGGCACCCGCTGCTCTGCGTGCGGCTCGGTGTTCTTCCCCCGCGAGGACGCCTTCTGCCGCAATCCGGGCTGCCGGGGCGGTGAGCTGGCCGAAGTGCCGCTGTCTCGGCACGGCCGCGTCTGGTCGTACACGGACAGCCAGTACCGGCCACCGTCACCCTATGTGACCGATCGGGAACTCCCGTGGACGCCCCACGCGTTGATCGCTGTGGAGCTGGAATCCGAGCGCATCGTGGTGCTCGGCCAGGCAGTTCCCGGGATCACCGTCGCCGACCTGACGGTGGGCATGGAGGTGGAGGTCGTCCCCGGTGTGCTGCACGAGGACGCCGACACGACGTGGACGACGTGGCACTGGCGGCCGACGGAGGTGACGGCATGA
- a CDS encoding lipid-transfer protein, which translates to MTGEVAVLGAGMHPWGKWGRGFVEYGVVAARAALADAGVEWREVGSIVGADTVRGGYPGYVAGATFAKALGWQGARVASVYAACASGAQALDTARAQILSGLADVVLVVGADAAPKGFFRPAGGDRPDDPDWLRFRVLGATNPTYFGLYARRRMAVHGDTVDDFAQVKVKNAALGALNPNARYRKRVTAEEVAASAVVADPLRLLDICATSDGGAAVVLSSMEFARRHGAADPVRIRAVSTVTPRYPNTVLDLPDIATDSAVAVEPAAGTFRASIARAAYEEAGIGPEDLSLAEVYDLSTALELQWYEDLGLCEEGEAAKLLREGVTALGGRIPVNVSGGLASFGEAVPAQAIAQVCELTWQLRGSAGDRQVAGARVGITANQGLFGHGSSVIAVR; encoded by the coding sequence ATGACCGGCGAGGTGGCGGTGCTCGGCGCGGGCATGCATCCCTGGGGCAAGTGGGGACGCGGGTTCGTCGAGTACGGGGTCGTGGCGGCGCGCGCCGCGCTCGCCGACGCGGGGGTCGAGTGGCGGGAGGTCGGCTCGATCGTGGGCGCGGACACCGTGCGCGGCGGCTATCCGGGGTACGTGGCGGGGGCGACGTTCGCCAAGGCGCTGGGCTGGCAGGGGGCGCGGGTCGCGAGCGTGTACGCGGCGTGCGCTTCGGGAGCGCAGGCCCTCGACACGGCGCGGGCGCAGATCCTTTCGGGCCTGGCCGACGTCGTGCTCGTGGTGGGCGCGGACGCGGCGCCCAAGGGGTTTTTCCGGCCGGCGGGCGGGGACAGGCCGGACGATCCGGATTGGCTGCGGTTCCGCGTCCTCGGGGCGACGAATCCGACGTACTTCGGGCTGTACGCACGGCGGCGGATGGCCGTACACGGGGACACCGTGGACGACTTCGCCCAGGTCAAGGTGAAAAACGCCGCCTTAGGGGCACTGAATCCCAACGCGCGCTACCGCAAGAGGGTCACCGCTGAGGAGGTCGCCGCGTCCGCGGTCGTCGCGGATCCGCTGCGCCTGCTCGACATCTGCGCGACCTCGGACGGTGGCGCGGCGGTGGTGCTGTCCAGCATGGAGTTCGCGCGCCGGCACGGGGCGGCGGATCCGGTGCGGATCCGCGCGGTCTCCACGGTCACGCCGCGCTATCCCAACACGGTGCTGGACCTGCCGGACATCGCCACGGACTCCGCGGTCGCGGTGGAGCCCGCGGCCGGCACCTTCCGGGCGTCGATCGCGCGCGCGGCGTACGAGGAGGCGGGCATCGGCCCCGAGGATCTCTCCCTGGCCGAGGTGTACGACCTGTCCACGGCCCTGGAGTTGCAGTGGTACGAAGACCTGGGGCTGTGCGAGGAGGGCGAGGCGGCCAAGCTGCTGCGCGAGGGCGTCACCGCGCTCGGCGGGCGCATACCCGTGAACGTCAGCGGCGGGCTCGCCTCCTTCGGAGAGGCCGTTCCGGCGCAGGCGATCGCCCAGGTGTGCGAGCTGACCTGGCAGTTGCGGGGCAGCGCGGGTGACCGGCAGGTCGCGGGAGCACGCGTGGGGATCACCGCGAACCAGGGGCTGTTCGGACACGGTTCGTCGGTCATCGCCGTACGGTGA